One window of Mediterraneibacter gnavus ATCC 29149 genomic DNA carries:
- a CDS encoding CpsB/CapC family capsule biosynthesis tyrosine phosphatase, whose product MQGLIDMHCHIVPGVDDGARDLYDAAKILQLEYRNQVQSVIVTPHYRAGMFETPQKEVERQFQRIDEMTRRSRSGMRVYLGCEYHTNAHMVEDLKKGLRPTMAGTEYVLVEFSGRHNYQIIRNQVYALLAAGYRPIIAHAERYPCLTKTPALVQELVHMGAQIQLTSANVLGKSGWWQKQFCHKMIQKKQVHYIASDAHDQVHRKPDLLPCAEYVSKKYGQQMAEQIFIKNPAKIIKKSKKMQDKRRNQ is encoded by the coding sequence ATGCAGGGATTGATTGATATGCATTGTCATATCGTCCCGGGAGTTGATGATGGAGCCCGGGATTTGTATGATGCAGCGAAGATATTACAGTTAGAATATAGAAATCAGGTACAGTCAGTGATCGTTACACCGCATTACAGGGCGGGGATGTTTGAGACGCCGCAAAAAGAGGTTGAGCGGCAGTTTCAAAGAATTGATGAGATGACCAGAAGATCACGCTCCGGGATGCGAGTATATCTGGGGTGTGAATACCATACGAATGCTCATATGGTGGAGGATCTGAAGAAGGGACTACGTCCCACAATGGCTGGAACAGAGTATGTTTTGGTGGAATTTTCCGGACGTCATAATTATCAGATTATTCGGAATCAGGTTTACGCTCTTCTTGCTGCCGGATACAGACCGATCATAGCCCATGCGGAGCGATATCCATGTCTGACAAAGACGCCGGCACTTGTGCAGGAACTAGTGCATATGGGGGCACAGATACAGCTTACGTCAGCGAATGTTTTGGGAAAAAGCGGATGGTGGCAGAAGCAATTTTGCCACAAGATGATACAAAAAAAACAAGTACATTACATTGCTTCCGATGCTCATGATCAGGTGCACCGGAAGCCGGATCTTCTCCCATGTGCAGAGTATGTGAGTAAGAAGTACGGACAGCAGATGGCAGAACAGATATTTATTAAAAACCCAGCCAAGATTATTAAAAAGAGTAAAAAAATGCAAGATAAAAGGAGAAATCAATGA
- a CDS encoding polysaccharide biosynthesis tyrosine autokinase yields the protein MKRVTLKKREMSYAMTEELNTLRTNIQFSGVDKKVIVMTSSFSGEGKSTITYQLAKSLAELGKRVLLIDADMRKSVMVNMLESGSVDKGLSHYLSGQCSLSEAVYATESSRLHILFAGPVPPNPTELLSGELFKDTLNSFRDIYDYIFIDCAPVGMVIDAAIVAKCSDAAIMMIESGAVKRKLALEAKEKLETAGCPILGVVLNKVERKSRGYYRKYYKKYEKYEEAAKVEG from the coding sequence ATGAAGCGAGTAACTTTAAAGAAAAGAGAAATGTCGTATGCAATGACAGAAGAATTGAATACACTTCGTACCAATATTCAATTTTCCGGGGTAGATAAAAAAGTGATAGTGATGACAAGCAGTTTCTCCGGAGAAGGAAAGTCTACGATTACTTATCAGCTGGCAAAATCTCTTGCGGAACTTGGGAAACGCGTTCTTTTAATTGATGCGGATATGAGAAAATCAGTGATGGTCAATATGTTGGAAAGCGGTTCTGTAGACAAAGGGCTGTCTCATTATCTGTCAGGACAGTGCAGTCTATCAGAAGCAGTGTATGCGACAGAGAGTTCCAGACTTCATATTTTATTTGCAGGTCCGGTTCCGCCAAATCCGACAGAATTGTTGTCCGGAGAACTGTTTAAAGATACATTGAACTCTTTTCGTGACATTTATGATTATATTTTTATTGACTGCGCTCCCGTTGGAATGGTTATAGATGCTGCAATTGTGGCAAAATGCTCGGATGCTGCAATTATGATGATTGAATCTGGAGCGGTAAAGAGAAAGCTGGCTCTTGAGGCAAAAGAAAAGCTGGAAACAGCAGGATGCCCGATCCTGGGAGTTGTTCTGAATAAAGTGGAGCGTAAGAGCAGGGGATACTATAGAAAATACTATAAGAAGTATGAGAAGTATGAGGAAGCTGCGAAAGTAGAAGGATAG
- the glgB gene encoding 1,4-alpha-glucan branching protein GlgB: MGRQKTVQKKLQPYEIGELDQYLFGQGTHYEIFRKMGAHKAVQKKQEGVYFAVWAPHAARVSVVGEFNAWDFGANEMHRQEPLGIYTCFVPGAQEGDLYKFCIETQTGERIFKADPFANYAERRPGTASRVTDISNLKWSDEQWLQKRKKWDQKENPLAIYEVHMGSWMRHPGTEDEGFYTYREFAHSITDYVKKMGYTHVELMGIAEHPFDGSWGYQVTGYYAPTSRYGTPQDFAYMINYLHRNGIGVILDWVPAHFPKDAHGLADFDGTPTFEYADPRKGEHPDWGTKIFDYSKPEVQNFLIANALFWIEHYHVDGLRVDAVASMLYLDYGKQDGQWVPNQYGGNQNLEAIAFFKHLNSVVLGRNQGAMMIAEESTAWPKVTGAPEDDGLGFSLKWNMGWMHDFTEYMKLDPLFRKGAHYQMTFSMEYAYSENYILVLSHDEVVHLKCSMLNKMPGLGFDKFANLKAAYAFMTGHPGKKLLFMGQEFAQLREWSEERELDWYLLAEEPHQQIQNWYRDLLHLYRHNKALYELDTDPAGFEWINKDDTFRSIFSFVRHSRDNKKNLLFVCNFTPMERPDYRVGVPRRKQLKLILDSDDPKYGGNGVERPKVYKPVKQECDGQKYSIAYPLQPYGVAVFEF, translated from the coding sequence ATGGGAAGACAGAAAACCGTACAAAAGAAATTACAGCCATATGAAATCGGAGAATTAGATCAGTATCTTTTCGGACAGGGCACGCACTATGAGATCTTCCGCAAGATGGGAGCGCACAAGGCCGTGCAGAAGAAGCAGGAAGGTGTCTATTTTGCAGTATGGGCGCCGCATGCAGCGAGAGTGTCCGTTGTAGGTGAATTTAACGCATGGGATTTTGGGGCGAATGAGATGCATCGTCAGGAGCCGCTTGGGATCTACACTTGTTTTGTGCCGGGAGCGCAGGAAGGGGATTTGTATAAATTCTGTATCGAGACACAGACAGGAGAACGGATTTTTAAGGCGGATCCGTTTGCAAATTATGCGGAGCGGCGTCCGGGTACGGCTTCCCGAGTGACCGATATTTCGAATTTGAAGTGGTCGGACGAGCAGTGGCTGCAGAAGCGGAAAAAGTGGGATCAAAAGGAGAATCCGCTGGCGATCTATGAGGTACATATGGGCTCCTGGATGCGTCATCCGGGCACAGAGGATGAGGGATTTTATACCTATCGTGAATTTGCTCATTCGATTACAGATTATGTGAAGAAGATGGGGTATACCCACGTGGAGCTGATGGGGATTGCGGAGCACCCGTTTGACGGATCCTGGGGGTATCAGGTGACAGGATATTATGCGCCGACTTCCCGTTACGGGACACCGCAGGATTTTGCCTATATGATCAATTATCTGCACAGGAATGGAATCGGCGTGATCCTGGACTGGGTACCGGCGCATTTTCCAAAGGATGCGCATGGGCTGGCGGACTTTGACGGAACGCCGACATTTGAATATGCAGATCCGAGAAAGGGCGAGCACCCGGACTGGGGGACGAAGATTTTCGACTACAGCAAGCCGGAGGTGCAGAATTTCCTGATCGCCAATGCATTATTCTGGATCGAGCATTATCATGTGGACGGGCTTCGTGTGGATGCGGTGGCATCAATGCTGTATCTGGACTATGGAAAGCAGGACGGGCAGTGGGTGCCGAACCAGTACGGCGGCAATCAGAATCTGGAAGCGATCGCGTTTTTCAAGCATTTGAACAGTGTGGTTCTGGGAAGAAATCAAGGTGCTATGATGATCGCAGAGGAATCTACCGCGTGGCCGAAGGTGACAGGTGCGCCGGAGGATGACGGTCTTGGATTCAGTCTGAAGTGGAACATGGGCTGGATGCATGATTTTACCGAATATATGAAATTAGATCCGCTGTTCCGGAAAGGGGCGCATTATCAGATGACCTTTTCCATGGAGTATGCGTACAGTGAGAATTATATCCTGGTGCTGTCCCACGATGAAGTGGTTCATCTGAAGTGCTCGATGCTCAATAAGATGCCGGGACTTGGCTTTGACAAGTTTGCCAATCTGAAAGCGGCGTATGCATTTATGACGGGACATCCGGGCAAAAAGCTGCTGTTTATGGGACAGGAGTTTGCGCAGCTTCGGGAGTGGAGCGAAGAGCGGGAGCTTGACTGGTATCTGCTTGCAGAGGAACCGCATCAGCAGATCCAGAACTGGTACCGTGATCTGCTTCACCTGTACAGACACAATAAGGCGCTGTATGAACTGGATACGGATCCGGCAGGGTTTGAATGGATCAATAAGGACGATACCTTCCGCAGTATTTTCAGTTTTGTGAGACACTCCAGAGATAATAAGAAGAATCTGTTGTTTGTCTGCAACTTTACGCCGATGGAACGTCCGGATTACCGGGTGGGTGTGCCGCGCAGAAAGCAGCTGAAGCTGATTTTGGACAGTGATGATCCAAAATACGGTGGAAACGGTGTGGAGCGTCCGAAGGTATATAAGCCGGTGAAGCAGGAATGCGATGGTCAGAAGTATTCGATCGCATATCCGCTGCAGCCATATGGAGTGGCAGTGTTTGAGTTTTGA